The following proteins come from a genomic window of Sphingobium cloacae:
- the lexA gene encoding transcriptional repressor LexA produces the protein MLTPKQQQLLSFIQTRLEGRGVSPSFEEMKDALDLRSKSGIHRLINALEERGFIRRLPNRARALEVLKLPEAMHRLPKDAPTAKPRAPASLPIAANDIVEIPLHGRIAAGVPIEALEGHNMLSVPAALLGAGDHYALEVAGDSMVDAGILDGDFALIQKTDVAREGQIVVALIDDSEATLKYFRRDGQRVRLDPANSAYEPQLYDPHQVRIQGKLAGLLRRYN, from the coding sequence ATGTTGACGCCCAAACAGCAACAGTTGCTCAGCTTCATCCAGACCCGCCTGGAAGGGCGGGGCGTATCCCCTTCTTTCGAGGAAATGAAGGATGCGCTCGACCTGCGATCCAAATCGGGTATCCACCGCCTGATCAACGCGCTGGAGGAACGCGGCTTCATCCGGCGCCTGCCGAACCGCGCGCGCGCGCTGGAAGTGTTGAAGCTGCCCGAAGCCATGCACCGTTTGCCCAAGGACGCCCCCACCGCCAAGCCGCGAGCGCCTGCCAGCCTGCCCATCGCCGCCAACGACATCGTTGAAATCCCGTTGCATGGCAGGATCGCGGCGGGCGTCCCCATCGAAGCGCTGGAGGGGCATAACATGCTGTCCGTTCCGGCGGCGTTGCTGGGCGCAGGCGATCATTATGCGCTGGAAGTGGCGGGCGATTCCATGGTCGACGCAGGGATTCTGGACGGCGATTTCGCGCTGATCCAGAAAACGGATGTGGCGCGGGAGGGACAGATCGTGGTCGCCCTCATCGACGATAGCGAAGCCACGCTCAAATATTTCCGGCGAGACGGCCAGAGAGTGAGGCTGGACCCCGCCAACAGCGCCTATGAGCCGCAATTATATGATCCCCATCAGGTCCGCATCCAGGGCAAGCTGGCAGGATTGCTGCGCCGATATAATTAA
- the trpC gene encoding indole-3-glycerol phosphate synthase TrpC, whose protein sequence is MTNKLIEICETKRQEVAARKAATTVASLHARAAEQTPPRGFRKALDDAARSGFGLIAEIKKASPSKGLIRADFDPPAHAQAYAAGGAACLSVLTDAPYFQGHEDYLMAARSACALPVLRKDFMVDPWQVLESRSIGADAILIIAAALDDHQMAEIEDAALGLGMDALIEVHDAHELERAMKLRSRLIGVNNRDLRDFTVDFARTYELVDKAPDDCTFVAESGLGSHADLLAMAEHGVRCFLVGESLMRQADVEAATHDLLFGR, encoded by the coding sequence ATGACCAACAAGCTGATCGAGATCTGCGAGACGAAGCGGCAGGAAGTCGCCGCCCGCAAGGCCGCGACGACCGTCGCCTCGCTCCATGCCCGCGCCGCCGAGCAGACGCCGCCGCGCGGCTTCCGCAAGGCGCTGGACGACGCGGCCCGCTCCGGCTTCGGCCTGATCGCGGAGATCAAGAAGGCGAGCCCCTCCAAGGGCCTGATCCGCGCCGATTTCGATCCGCCCGCCCATGCGCAGGCTTATGCGGCGGGTGGTGCGGCCTGCCTCTCCGTCCTGACCGACGCACCCTATTTCCAGGGCCATGAAGACTATTTGATGGCCGCGCGATCGGCCTGCGCGCTGCCGGTCCTGCGCAAGGATTTCATGGTCGATCCGTGGCAGGTGCTCGAAAGCCGCTCCATCGGCGCGGACGCCATCCTCATCATCGCCGCCGCCCTCGACGATCATCAGATGGCGGAGATCGAGGATGCCGCCCTCGGCCTCGGCATGGACGCCCTGATCGAGGTCCACGACGCCCATGAACTCGAACGCGCGATGAAACTCCGCTCCCGGCTCATCGGCGTCAACAATCGCGACCTTCGCGACTTCACCGTGGATTTCGCCCGCACCTATGAACTGGTGGACAAGGCGCCGGACGATTGCACTTTCGTCGCGGAAAGCGGCCTTGGCAGCCATGCGGACCTCCTTGCCATGGCGGAACATGGCGTGCGCTGCTTCCTTGTCGGGGAATCGCTGATGCGGCAGGCCGATGTGGAAGCGGCCACGCACGACCTGCTGTTCGGCCGATGA
- the moaC gene encoding cyclic pyranopterin monophosphate synthase MoaC: MTGGLTHLDAHGSARMVDVSGKAVTAREAVATGRITMSREAAAAIAAGTVKKGDVLAVARVAGIMAAKRTSDLIPLCHPLPLSSVTVDLAPDEEGVTVTVTACTAGQTGVEMEALTGVSAALLTIYDMAKAIDKAMVIGHVRLLAKTGGKSGDWRAP, from the coding sequence ATGACCGGCGGCCTTACCCATCTGGACGCGCATGGCTCCGCGCGCATGGTCGACGTGTCAGGCAAGGCCGTCACCGCCCGCGAAGCCGTCGCCACCGGCCGCATCACCATGAGCCGCGAAGCCGCCGCCGCAATCGCCGCTGGAACCGTGAAGAAGGGCGATGTCCTCGCCGTCGCCCGCGTCGCCGGGATCATGGCGGCCAAGCGGACATCCGATCTCATCCCGCTTTGCCACCCCCTGCCGCTCAGTTCCGTGACGGTCGACCTCGCCCCCGATGAGGAAGGCGTCACCGTCACGGTCACCGCCTGCACCGCCGGCCAGACCGGTGTGGAAATGGAGGCCCTGACCGGGGTTTCCGCCGCGCTGCTCACCATCTACGACATGGCGAAGGCGATCGATAAGGCGATGGTCATCGGCCATGTTCGCCTGCTCGCCAAAACAGGCGGCAAGTCGGGCGACTGGCGCGCTCCATGA
- a CDS encoding ComEC/Rec2 family competence protein, with protein sequence MEQWLEHERERIPLWVPVGLGIGIAAWFVLPHRWAWLGFCCAALALACGAALLPAGGRGRKIAVSAGILACLGCLLIWGKAVLVGTPPLQRATFAIVTGEVRAVNPVPSKAMVRLLVRPMDAPELPPMLRVNLRQPDMSPAIGRGAIVRFRARLMPPAPPSLPGGYDFAARAYFMGIGATGRALPPIAVIRPATAGPDLRNRLFAHILARLEGSAGGIAAALATGDQGAITEDDAEAMRRSGLAHLLSISGLHVTALIGAVIFLLMRVMALSRRAALDWPLMLIAAGGGALAGIGYTLLTGAEVPTVRSCVAALLVLGGLALGRDAITLRLVATGALIVLCLWPEALIGPSFQMSFAAVVAIIALSEHPRFRAFAAARDENPWRKTGRAVTVLLLTGFAVELVLAPIAFFHFHKAGMLGAFANIIAIPLTTFVVMPLEALALLLDLAGLGAPAWWATGKALDLLLFIAHGVGSSPMAVALGPALPGWIFGMMVMGGLWCLLWRSGWRWLGLVPATIGFVAILLNPAPDILVTGDGRHVALRTDQGMALLRDRAGDYVRDAMAESAGYGGVLEALADLPQARCSDDLCSVQLDRGGRRWRLLVTRSDMLVERGAFRRDCRWADIVISDRRLPRWCQPAWLKADRPLLAMTGGLSINLEKGTVRTVHRPDDAHPWMPRRTGPGRGGHAPSKASGSDAAP encoded by the coding sequence ATGGAACAATGGCTGGAACACGAAAGGGAGCGGATACCGCTCTGGGTTCCGGTGGGACTGGGAATCGGGATCGCGGCCTGGTTCGTCCTCCCCCATCGTTGGGCGTGGCTTGGTTTCTGCTGTGCCGCCTTGGCGCTGGCCTGTGGAGCCGCCCTTCTGCCGGCTGGCGGGCGGGGGAGGAAAATCGCGGTTTCGGCAGGGATATTGGCCTGCCTTGGCTGCCTGCTCATCTGGGGCAAGGCCGTGCTGGTGGGAACGCCGCCCTTGCAGCGGGCCACCTTCGCGATCGTCACGGGCGAGGTCCGGGCGGTCAATCCCGTTCCCTCCAAGGCCATGGTTCGGCTGCTCGTGCGACCGATGGATGCACCGGAACTGCCGCCCATGCTCCGCGTGAACCTGCGCCAACCGGACATGTCCCCCGCTATCGGACGGGGCGCGATCGTGCGGTTCCGGGCGCGGCTGATGCCGCCGGCGCCGCCCAGCCTGCCGGGCGGCTATGACTTTGCGGCGCGGGCCTATTTCATGGGGATAGGCGCGACGGGGCGCGCCTTGCCGCCCATCGCCGTGATCAGGCCCGCGACCGCTGGACCCGATCTGCGCAATCGGCTGTTCGCGCATATATTGGCCCGGCTGGAGGGGTCGGCGGGCGGCATTGCAGCGGCGCTCGCCACCGGGGACCAGGGCGCCATCACCGAAGACGACGCGGAAGCCATGCGGCGGAGCGGCCTCGCTCACCTGCTTTCCATCAGCGGGCTGCATGTCACAGCCCTGATCGGCGCGGTCATCTTCCTGCTCATGCGGGTGATGGCGCTCAGTCGCCGGGCGGCGCTGGACTGGCCCTTGATGCTGATTGCCGCGGGAGGCGGCGCATTGGCGGGGATCGGCTATACGCTGCTGACCGGAGCGGAAGTTCCCACCGTGCGGTCCTGCGTCGCCGCGTTGCTGGTGCTGGGCGGGCTGGCATTGGGGCGGGACGCGATCACATTGCGTCTGGTGGCGACGGGGGCGTTGATCGTCCTGTGCCTGTGGCCCGAAGCCTTGATCGGGCCGAGTTTCCAGATGAGCTTCGCCGCGGTGGTCGCGATCATCGCCCTGTCCGAGCATCCGCGCTTTCGCGCTTTCGCCGCGGCGCGCGATGAAAATCCGTGGCGAAAGACCGGGCGGGCCGTGACCGTCCTGCTGCTCACGGGCTTCGCGGTCGAACTGGTGCTGGCGCCGATCGCTTTCTTCCATTTCCACAAGGCGGGCATGTTGGGCGCATTCGCCAATATCATCGCGATCCCGCTGACTACCTTCGTGGTCATGCCGTTGGAAGCGCTGGCGCTGCTGCTCGATCTGGCGGGCCTGGGGGCACCGGCATGGTGGGCGACCGGGAAGGCGTTGGACCTGTTGCTGTTCATTGCCCATGGCGTCGGTTCAAGTCCGATGGCGGTGGCTTTGGGACCCGCGCTGCCGGGCTGGATCTTCGGGATGATGGTGATGGGCGGGTTGTGGTGCCTGCTCTGGCGGAGTGGATGGCGCTGGCTGGGACTTGTCCCGGCGACGATCGGGTTCGTCGCCATCCTTCTCAATCCCGCACCCGATATATTGGTCACGGGAGATGGCCGCCACGTCGCCTTGCGCACGGATCAAGGCATGGCCCTGCTGCGGGATCGGGCCGGCGATTATGTGCGCGACGCGATGGCCGAAAGCGCGGGATATGGCGGCGTGCTGGAAGCGCTGGCGGACTTGCCGCAGGCGCGTTGCTCGGACGATCTTTGCTCCGTTCAACTGGACCGGGGAGGCCGTCGCTGGCGGTTGCTCGTGACCCGTAGCGACATGCTGGTCGAGAGGGGCGCTTTCAGGCGCGACTGCCGATGGGCCGACATCGTGATCAGCGATCGCCGCTTGCCGCGATGGTGTCAGCCGGCATGGCTGAAAGCGGATCGGCCCCTGCTGGCGATGACAGGTGGGCTCTCCATCAATCTGGAGAAGGGCACGGTCCGGACCGTCCATCGCCCGGATGACGCTCATCCATGGATGCCGCGTCGAACCGGACCCGGCCGGGGTGGCCACGCCCCATCCAAGGCTTCCGGTTCGGATGCCGCGCCTTAA
- a CDS encoding molybdopterin molybdotransferase MoeA: protein MSLLPVPEAQARLLALAGPLSVEEIAAAACAGRWLALNVTSRRDQPWADLSSMDGYAVRAAEWPGPWRVTDISSAGGALPAPLARGTACRIFTGAPVPVGADAILIQEHAALTGDTLRGEDKPLTQGQHVRPAASDFRAGETLLAAGSQLNAARIALAVLAGHGVLPVRRRPIVALLSTGNELVAPGAPTPPGRLPSSNAPMLAAMLAAVPCDIIDLGIVPDDLPALTQAFIKAGEADIIVSTGGASVGDHDLVRAAFTEAGGSLDFWKIRMRPGKPLMAGKLGDSVFLGLPGNPVSAHVTAMLFLLPLVRHMGGAASPLPAITNAQLAIPLPGTGERDDYLRAFHGEDGIVSVTSQDSAAVAAMAQADCLIWRPAHSGAAGAGDIVKILPFPL from the coding sequence ATGAGCCTCCTGCCCGTCCCGGAGGCGCAGGCACGGCTGCTCGCCCTTGCCGGGCCGCTTTCGGTGGAGGAAATCGCGGCCGCTGCCTGCGCCGGGCGCTGGCTTGCGCTGAATGTGACGTCCCGCCGCGATCAGCCCTGGGCGGACCTGTCCTCGATGGACGGCTATGCGGTACGCGCCGCCGAATGGCCCGGACCCTGGCGCGTGACCGATATCAGCAGCGCGGGCGGCGCCCTGCCTGCCCCGCTTGCCAGGGGGACCGCCTGTCGCATCTTCACCGGCGCGCCGGTGCCCGTCGGGGCCGACGCCATCCTCATTCAGGAGCATGCCGCGCTGACCGGGGATACCCTGCGCGGCGAGGACAAGCCGCTGACACAGGGCCAGCATGTCCGTCCCGCAGCATCGGATTTTCGCGCTGGCGAAACATTGCTGGCCGCCGGCTCGCAATTGAACGCCGCCAGGATCGCCCTCGCCGTCCTGGCCGGCCATGGGGTCCTGCCGGTCAGGAGGCGCCCGATCGTCGCCCTGCTTTCGACGGGCAATGAGCTTGTCGCCCCTGGCGCGCCCACGCCTCCGGGCCGCTTGCCTTCCTCCAACGCGCCTATGCTCGCGGCGATGCTCGCCGCCGTGCCTTGCGACATCATCGACCTGGGCATCGTGCCCGACGATCTGCCGGCCCTGACGCAGGCATTCATCAAGGCGGGCGAAGCTGACATCATCGTGTCGACGGGCGGGGCCTCGGTCGGCGATCACGATCTGGTGCGCGCGGCCTTCACCGAAGCGGGCGGTTCGCTGGATTTCTGGAAGATCCGGATGCGGCCCGGCAAGCCGCTGATGGCAGGAAAGCTCGGTGATTCAGTCTTTCTCGGTCTTCCGGGCAATCCGGTTTCGGCCCATGTCACCGCCATGCTTTTCCTGTTGCCGTTGGTCCGTCATATGGGCGGCGCGGCTTCTCCTCTTCCCGCGATCACCAATGCCCAGCTCGCTATTCCCCTGCCCGGCACGGGAGAACGGGACGATTATCTGCGCGCCTTTCACGGGGAGGATGGAATCGTTTCCGTCACGTCGCAGGACAGCGCGGCCGTGGCGGCGATGGCGCAAGCCGATTGCCTGATATGGCGCCCCGCGCATTCCGGTGCGGCGGGCGCAGGCGACATCGTCAAGATCCTGCCCTTTCCCCTATAG